CTCCCACGCCGTGTGGTGGAGGAACGCGAACGGGCCGGGCTGCACGAGCAGGTTGTGGTGATCGTCCGAGCAGCGCATGAACGACGCGCCGATGCTCGCGATCTCGTCGCTCACGCGGAACCCGAGGCCGTCGACGAAGAAGCGCCGCGTCGCGGCGGGGTCGGTCGAGGTCGTGACGACGTGCGAGAGCTTGCGCGGGCGCGGCGGCCGCGCCGGCGCGATCGCGGCGGGCGAGCGCGCGTCGCGGCGGGTCGCGCGACCCGGGCCATTGGTCGCGAGCTGCGGCGCGCTCGGCTGCGCGCGGCGCGGCTCGATCGCGAGCGCGACGCGCAGGCCCGACACGGGCTCGCTCGCGACGAGCGAGGCCGCGCTCCGCTCGCTCGCGACGCCGAGCCGCGCGAGCGAAGCGGCGGCGCGCGCGAGATCGTCCTCGTCGTCGACGCCGACGGTGAGCGCGGTGAGCGCGCGGCGCGGCGCGGCGACGAGCGCGAGCTGCTCGCCGCCGTCCTCCGTCGCGAAGCGCGCGGGCGCCACCTCCTCGAGCCCGAAGTCGCGATAGAAGCCTCGCGTCGCGCCGAGGGCGGCGTCGGGGATGCCGACCTCGATGCGCGAGAGGCGATGCAGCGGCATCAGCGCGCGCCCGCGTCGATGAACGCGGTGTCGTCGGGCTCGACGACGACGCGGTTCTCGATCGCACCGAGCCCCTCGATCTCGACGCGCATCACGTCGCCGACGCGCAGCGGCTTCGGAGGCTTCTGTGCGAATCCGACGCCGCCCGGGGTGCCCGTCGCGACGACGTCGCCGACCTCGAGCGTGAAGGCGGCCGAGAGGTGCTCGACGATCGCGGCGCAGTCGAATACGAGGTGCTTCGTGTTCGAATCCTGGCGCAGCTCGCCGTCGATCCAGGTGCGAAGGCGCATTCCGCCGGCGTCGATCTCGTCCGGCGTCGTGAGCCACGGGCCGAGCGGGCCGTGGGTGTCGAACGACTTGCCCATCGTCCACTGCCCCGTGCGCAGCTGCCAGTCGCGCACGCTCACGTCGTTGTGCACGCAGTAGCCCGCGATCACCTCGTGCGCGCGCTCGCGCGGGACGTGCCGGCAGCGCTTCCCGATCACGAACGCGAGCTCGCCCTCGTAGTCGAGCGCCTGCGACACGCGCGGCATGTGCACGTCGTCGTGCGGCCCGGCGACGCACGTGACCTGCTTGTTGAAGACGGCCGGGAACTTCGGGGTCTCGGCGCCCGACTCCGCGATGTGGTCGGCGTAGTTGAGACCGATCGCGAGGAACTTGCGGGGCCGCGCGACCGGTGCGCCCAGCTTCACGCGCGCGAGCGGCGTGCGCGCGCGGGAAGCGGCCGCCGCGCCCTTCGCGCGCGCCAGCGCGGCGTCGCCCGCCGCGAGCAGCGCGATCGCGTCGTGCGGGAGCTCGGGCGCGGCGATCGAGAGGTCGACCACGGCGTCGTCGACGACGACACCGATGCGCGATTCGCCGCTCCCGTCCGGGTTCGCGAAGAAGGTGCAGAGCTTCATGACGTCTCCTCGCGCGGCGCGCCCGGTGAGCGCGCCGCGTCGTCTACCAGGGCAGCGTGTTCCCGAGCTCGTGGGTGAGCTCCTCGTTCACGTCCCCTTCGTCGTGCACGTGGCGGGGAGGCGTGCAGAACGTCGCGTAGGGCGTGAGCCGGAGGACGACGCGGCCTTCCTTCCGGGCGCCCTCCGCGACCAGCGGCCGCACCGTCTCGGGCATCTCCTTGCCCGCCATCACGCCGGCGATGCGCATCATCAGGTCGACGACGCCCTCGGGCTCCCGCTCGACGCGTGCGTCGCAGTAGACGACGACGTACGTCGGAGGCCACTGCTCGTCGAGCACGCACAGCGAGACCTTGCCGAGGCGCTCGACCGCCTTCGCCTTCGCGCGCTCGCCCATGGTGGAGACGAGCAGGTCGTCGCCGTCGCTGACGTAGTACACGATCGACAGCGCGGGTCCGTCGGACCTGCGCGTCGTCCCGAAGACGGCGGTGCGGTGGTTCGCGACGAAGTCGCGGCGTTCCATTCGGTTCATGCGGATCTCCCGGGCGCGGTCATCGACGTCTCCGAGCGGGCTTCCTGCGCGTCGGCGCAGCGGGCGGTGCTGCCGCGCTCTGCGCGAGCGCGCCGTCGATCAGGAGATCGACGACGAGCGACGCGTGCGCCTCCACTTCGGCGGCGGCGCGCGGGTCGCGACCCGCCACGCGCTCGACCTCGGCCGCGACCGCCGATGCGTGCGTCATCGCGCCGATCAGCAGGTAGTGGAGGCGGCTCGCGTCGACGCCCGGCGCCGCCTCGCGGATCAGCGCGACCGAGCGATCGTGCAGCGGGCGGACGTGGCGCTCGACGAGCCAGCGCAGGCGCGGGCCGTCCTGCGCGCCCTCCTGCGTCATGAAGCGCTGCAGCTCGGGATGGCGCGCGGCGAAGCGCACGAAGCGCTTGCTGATCGCGCGCCACCGCTCGGCCGGCGACACGTCGCGGAGCGTGTCCGCGACGGAGGCGAAGTCGCGCGCGACCTCGCCGAACACCCAGTCGGCTGCCGCCTCCCACAAGGCCTGCTTGCTCGCATAGTGATAGGAGATCAGCCCCTGCGGAACGCCCGCGGCCGCGGCGATGGCGCGCGTGCTCGCGCCGTCGAAGCCGCGCGCCGCGAAGGCGGCGAGGGCGGCCGAGAGGATGCGCTCGGGAGCCGGCGCCGCGGGGGCGCTGCGGCGTCGCGACGAGGTGCGGCGGGGCGGGGTCGGCACGCGCGCATGTTGTTCGATCGAACAAGAAAAATCAAGGAAATAGTTCGATCGAACTTCGCGGCCCCGGGGCCGGCGCGCGGAGGCGCCGCCCTACTTCCCGACCGTCGCCAGCACCTTCGCGCCCTCGGCGCGGAAGAGGTCCATCTGCGGGTCGGTGAGGCCGAGCGCCTTGCGCGCGTGCTCGAGCGTCTTCGCGCCGGTGCGGTCCACGCTCGTGTGGCTGCGCACGCAGTCGAGCTCGAGCTGGCTCATGGACACGCGCTTCGCCCCTTCCTTCGGCGTCACGCCGGCGCCGAGCTCGTGGGCGAGGTCGTCGGCCAGGCAGATCGTGGCGGCGAGCGGGTGCGCGTGGCCCTGGATCATCACCTGGTGGTGGCCGGCCATCACGAGCGCGAGCTCGGGCGGCAGCTGCCAGTGCTTGGCCATCACCTCGGCGGCGCGCGCGTGCACGCGGTCGACCGCGGGCCAGATCGCGATGAGGTCGGGCGGCGCCTTGCGCGGGCCCTTGCGGTCCGACAACGCGAGCAGCGTGCCGGCGATGCCGACGTCGTGCAGGAGCCCGGCCATGAAGGCGAACTCGCCCTCGATCGGCGTGTACTTGCAGAGCGTCTTCGCGAGGTGCGCGGTGGCGGTCGCGTGCTTGCGCAGGCAGTCCATCGTCTCCGCGTAGTCCTCGGACTTGAAGACCTTCATGTTCATCGCGATCTCCATCACGATGTCGCGGAGCGTCTTGATCCCGAGGCGGACGAGGGCGTCGTTGAGCGACGTGATCTTCTGCGCGCCCGAGAAGGCGGCGGACTGCACGAGCTTGAGGATGCGCCCGGCGATCATCGAATCCTGCTCGAGGAGCTTCACGACGTCGGCGAAGTCGACCTCGGGGCGGCGGGAGAGCTCCATCAGCTCCATCGCGACCGCGGGCAGCGTGGGCGGCCGGTAGTCCGGCGCCTCCACGCACGCGAGGAGCTTCGCGACCATGGCGTCCTCGTCGAGCAGGACGTCGTCGCCGGCCGCGATGGCGACCTCGCCGCGGCCATAGCCTTCCTCGCCCTTCTTCTTCCCCTGTCCGCGAAGACGGATCGGCACGTGCGCGGCCCCCCTCCCTGCTCTTCGGATCCTGCTAGGCGCGCGCCTGCGACGGGCTCGGATCCTCGTCCGCCACGCCGGCCGCCGCGCTCGTTCCCGCATCCGCGCGCCGCACGCCGAGCACCTTCGCCATCGCGAAGGCGAGCGGTGCGGCCGCGATCGAGAACAGCGCGCCCATCTTCGCCGCCCCCTGGAGCGACGGGTCGGTGTAGGCGGCGCCGGCGAGGAAGAGCGCGACCGTGAGGCCGATGCCTGCGACCATGCCGACGACGGCGAGGCTCTTCGCGTCGACGCCGCGCGGCAGCGGGAAGCCGAGCTCGCGCGCGAGCAGGCCCATGCCGAGCACGCCGAAGGTCTTGCCGACGAGCAGCGCGACGAAGACCGCGATCGTCGCGTTGCCGAGGCCGGAGAACGCGACGCCCGCGTTCGCGAGCCCGAACGCGAAGAGTCCGAAGTCGACGGGCAGCTTGAAGACGTGCTCGAAGCGGTTCAGCGGGTCGCGGTGGACGACGTGCGTCATCGCGTCCTCGTCGACGAAGAGGCCCGCGTCGTGGCTCGGGCCCGGCATGAACGGCACGATCGGCACGAGCGCGAGCGCGGGATGCAGGTGCGCCTCGTGGAAGCCGAACCACGACATCACGCCCGGCACGAGCACGTAGGGCCAGAAGCTCTGCACGCGCGCCCGGCGCATCGCGAAGGCGACGCCCATCGCGCCGGCGACGAGGCCGAGCATCTGCACGTTCACGGGGTGGAGCGGGTCGGGATAGAAGACGGCGATGATCGCGAGGCCGATGCCGTCGTCGAGGACCGCGAGCAGCACCAGGAACTGCACCGCCGGGTGGCCGGGCCCGAAGACGAGGCGCGCGACGAGCCAGCCCATCGCGATGTCGGTGGCGGTCGGGATGCCCCAGCCGTTGGCGATCGACGCGTCGCCGGTGAAGGCGACCCAGCCGAAGAACACGAGGGCCGGGCCCGCGACGCCGCCGAGCGTCGCGAACACGGGGTTGATGACGGCGCGCACCGAGTGCAGGGCACCGCCGGGCAGACAGCTCTCCGTGATCTCCTTC
This Myxococcota bacterium DNA region includes the following protein-coding sequences:
- a CDS encoding VOC family protein gives rise to the protein MPLHRLSRIEVGIPDAALGATRGFYRDFGLEEVAPARFATEDGGEQLALVAAPRRALTALTVGVDDEDDLARAAASLARLGVASERSAASLVASEPVSGLRVALAIEPRRAQPSAPQLATNGPGRATRRDARSPAAIAPARPPRPRKLSHVVTTSTDPAATRRFFVDGLGFRVSDEIASIGASFMRCSDDHHNLLVQPGPFAFLHHTAWEMDDVDAVGAAASAMLASDAARHAWGLGRHAIGSNYFWYLRDPAGNFAEYTSDLDVIVDEEAWRVATTLPVGGLASWGPPVPRDFLAPADVVALAGATP
- a CDS encoding fumarylacetoacetate hydrolase family protein; this encodes MKLCTFFANPDGSGESRIGVVVDDAVVDLSIAAPELPHDAIALLAAGDAALARAKGAAAASRARTPLARVKLGAPVARPRKFLAIGLNYADHIAESGAETPKFPAVFNKQVTCVAGPHDDVHMPRVSQALDYEGELAFVIGKRCRHVPRERAHEVIAGYCVHNDVSVRDWQLRTGQWTMGKSFDTHGPLGPWLTTPDEIDAGGMRLRTWIDGELRQDSNTKHLVFDCAAIVEHLSAAFTLEVGDVVATGTPGGVGFAQKPPKPLRVGDVMRVEIEGLGAIENRVVVEPDDTAFIDAGAR
- a CDS encoding pyridoxamine 5'-phosphate oxidase family protein, with the translated sequence MNRMERRDFVANHRTAVFGTTRRSDGPALSIVYYVSDGDDLLVSTMGERAKAKAVERLGKVSLCVLDEQWPPTYVVVYCDARVEREPEGVVDLMMRIAGVMAGKEMPETVRPLVAEGARKEGRVVLRLTPYATFCTPPRHVHDEGDVNEELTHELGNTLPW
- a CDS encoding TetR/AcrR family transcriptional regulator; the protein is MPTPPRRTSSRRRSAPAAPAPERILSAALAAFAARGFDGASTRAIAAAAGVPQGLISYHYASKQALWEAAADWVFGEVARDFASVADTLRDVSPAERWRAISKRFVRFAARHPELQRFMTQEGAQDGPRLRWLVERHVRPLHDRSVALIREAAPGVDASRLHYLLIGAMTHASAVAAEVERVAGRDPRAAAEVEAHASLVVDLLIDGALAQSAAAPPAAPTRRKPARRRR
- a CDS encoding HDOD domain-containing protein is translated as MPIRLRGQGKKKGEEGYGRGEVAIAAGDDVLLDEDAMVAKLLACVEAPDYRPPTLPAVAMELMELSRRPEVDFADVVKLLEQDSMIAGRILKLVQSAAFSGAQKITSLNDALVRLGIKTLRDIVMEIAMNMKVFKSEDYAETMDCLRKHATATAHLAKTLCKYTPIEGEFAFMAGLLHDVGIAGTLLALSDRKGPRKAPPDLIAIWPAVDRVHARAAEVMAKHWQLPPELALVMAGHHQVMIQGHAHPLAATICLADDLAHELGAGVTPKEGAKRVSMSQLELDCVRSHTSVDRTGAKTLEHARKALGLTDPQMDLFRAEGAKVLATVGK
- a CDS encoding Na+/H+ antiporter NhaA — encoded protein: MLQEFSIPLIAGVTVAILWANVDAESLHHFVDAPLLGSLSLHFLTNDVLMALFFGLAAKEITESCLPGGALHSVRAVINPVFATLGGVAGPALVFFGWVAFTGDASIANGWGIPTATDIAMGWLVARLVFGPGHPAVQFLVLLAVLDDGIGLAIIAVFYPDPLHPVNVQMLGLVAGAMGVAFAMRRARVQSFWPYVLVPGVMSWFGFHEAHLHPALALVPIVPFMPGPSHDAGLFVDEDAMTHVVHRDPLNRFEHVFKLPVDFGLFAFGLANAGVAFSGLGNATIAVFVALLVGKTFGVLGMGLLARELGFPLPRGVDAKSLAVVGMVAGIGLTVALFLAGAAYTDPSLQGAAKMGALFSIAAAPLAFAMAKVLGVRRADAGTSAAAGVADEDPSPSQARA